DNA from Candidatus Thermoplasmatota archaeon:
GTCGCTGCCTATGTCACGTTGAAATCTCACGATCTCAACCGGGTTGATTTTAATGTCACCATACATATAGCTTTGAAAAGTACCAGAATCTGTCATAATCGGGCCATCAAAATCTATGAGTTTGTGAACCCCTTGTTTTAAGGCTTTCTCTCTTAATTTCTCATCTTTTTTAATTATGTACGAGTTGGTGATTACTATCTCAGTGCCAAAAAGTTTTTTCATTTCTTTTGGGCTGATTAGCATCTTGTTTGGGTTAATCACTGGCATGAGATTTGGTGTTGTAACAGTTCCATGTTTAGTTGTAAATTTACATAAACGCCCAGCTGCGTCCCTTTCTTTGATTTCAAACATCATTTCAGAAACCTCTCATAAAAGAGGAAACTATATTATTTAGTTTTTATTATAAAAATTTTTTTAACCTATCTGTATAGGGTCAACGATCCTACGTAATATAGCAATAGCGGATAGCGACGCCATATAGCTAGACTTAGGGTTATTTGGGTTAGGCATATTTTCTACTTCAGCGCGTAATCTACCAAATCTCCCATGTGCAAGTATCTTGTGGTTATTCCTTGTTTCAACAGGGTCTGCAACAATTTCTACTTTGGTTTTATCAAAACCTAAACCAGCTAGAGAGAGGCATGCTGCAACATTGATGTTTTTCGGGAATTTTTTAACAGCTTCGCGTGCATTTCCTCTGAAAATAATTGTTCGTTTATCTACCTTTACATCTAATGACTCAGGAGGTTTTGTTGTGACAAGAGTAACGCTATCAAGTTTTTCCATGCTTGCAGCTAAAACACCATCTATACCACATACTGCACCAGATGGTAGATATATCTTACATCCATTTTTTCGAGATGCATCCTCTAACTTTTTTCTGAATTTATCATCAAATAAACTACCAAGGCTCATTATAACTAAATCTTTTCCCGCGTTTAATATTTTTAATCCATACTGGGTTACGGCTTGCTGTGATGCTGCTTCGAAAACAACGTCAACATCATCTAAAAAATCTTCCACGTTTTTTATCTGTGCTTTATTTAACTCCTTAGATAGTTTCTCTGATGCAGATTTGTTTATGTCAAAAAGGTAAATTTTCTGTATTTCTTTCATTTTATCTGCTGCTTTTGCTACATCTGTTCCTATAGCGCCACAACCTATAATGCCAAGTTTCATGGTGGTCTCCCAAAAACTTAAAACAGGCTTTACTATAAAAAGTATTATACTATGGATGATATAGACGATATAGACAGGTTTTTAAAGGAAGATCTTGGAGAAGAGGGGGATATAACATCCGATTCCTTATTTACTGATGAAACCGCTTATGCTGAGATTATAGCAAAAGAGGATTGTGTTGTCGCTGGTCTTGAGGAAGCAAAAAAGGTTTTTCAAAAAACTGGTGCTGAGGCAACATTAGCATTAGATGATGGTGTTTTTGTTAAAAAAGGTACAGCGGTAGCAAAAATCAGGGGTCCTGTTCGTTCTATTCTTAAGGGTGAGCGGTTAGCACTAAACATGATAGGTAGGATGAGTGGTATTGCAACGGAAACTAAAACACTTGTGGATTTATGTAGAAAAATCAACCCAAATGTTACTATAGCTGCAACAAGAAAAACAACCCCTGGTTTCCGTAAATATGAAAAAAAAGCTGTTGTCATTGGTGGAGGGGAGCCTCATAGATTTGGTTTGTATGATGCAGTGATGATAAAAGATAATCACCTGAGAGTTGTTGGTTCTGTT
Protein-coding regions in this window:
- a CDS encoding aspartate dehydrogenase, with translation MKLGIIGCGAIGTDVAKAADKMKEIQKIYLFDINKSASEKLSKELNKAQIKNVEDFLDDVDVVFEAASQQAVTQYGLKILNAGKDLVIMSLGSLFDDKFRKKLEDASRKNGCKIYLPSGAVCGIDGVLAASMEKLDSVTLVTTKPPESLDVKVDKRTIIFRGNAREAVKKFPKNINVAACLSLAGLGFDKTKVEIVADPVETRNNHKILAHGRFGRLRAEVENMPNPNNPKSSYMASLSAIAILRRIVDPIQIG
- the nadC gene encoding carboxylating nicotinate-nucleotide diphosphorylase translates to MDDIDDIDRFLKEDLGEEGDITSDSLFTDETAYAEIIAKEDCVVAGLEEAKKVFQKTGAEATLALDDGVFVKKGTAVAKIRGPVRSILKGERLALNMIGRMSGIATETKTLVDLCRKINPNVTIAATRKTTPGFRKYEKKAVVIGGGEPHRFGLYDAVMIKDNHLRVVGSVEKAIKKVKEKIKNKVVEVEVENEEDALVAAKMNVDVIMLDNFDAKSGKVVAEKIRRVNPDVLIEVSGGITRGNIERYASFADRISLGYLTHSIRSRDFSLEIRIFPSVIK